The Pedobacter ginsengisoli region TTATAGCCCATTCCATATACTGTTTTAATGTAGTCTTTTCCCGAGATATTGCATAGTTTTTTTCGCAGGTTCTTCATATGCACATATACCGTGTCAAAATTATCACTCTGGTCAAAATGGTCGCCCCATAAATGTTCCACTATTGATGCCTTGCTCACCACACGGTTCTTATTAATTACAAAATAAATAAGCATGTCGTATTCCTTTCTGGTCAGACTAACTTCATTGCCTTTAAAGAAGAACGATTTAGATGCAGGGTGCATGGTGAAATCATCAAACATAATTTGTTCGGCACCTTTCAGCGTCTTTCTCCGGTATATTGCGTTTACGCGTGCATTTAACTCCTCCAGATAAAATGGCTTGGTTAAATAGTCGTCCGCTCCCAGGTTTAATCCATTCAGTTTATCCTGTAAGGAGTCTTTTGCTGAAAGAATTAGGATTCCGGTTTCCAGATGACTTTTCCTAATGTCTTCTATCAAATCTATCCCGTTTCCATCAGGTAGAGTGATGTCAAGAACAACAACATCGTACATATAGTCCCTCAGTTTTTGTTCCGCCTGGCCAAAAGTTACTGCTTGTTCGCATATACAATCATGTGAGTTGAAATAGGTTTCCATTTCTTCCAGTAGTACTGGCTCATCTTCTACAAACAACACCTTCATAAATATTTTTAAAATTATTTTCGATTTTTTTGGACTCTTTAGAAATTCTTTAGAATTGGCTTTAATATTTGCAGCAAGATTAACACTTATTTAGACTTATTACAAACAATATAACAATAAAATACATAATCAAAATAAAAAAATGAAAATTCAATACTTTAAAAGTTCAGTATTTATTGCCCTTGCAGTTGCGGCTCTTACTTCATGTAAGAAAGATAAAGTTGATCAGGAAGGAAGCAAATCTTTGCGCCCTGCAATTGACTATACTAAATTGGTAGATGGAACTAAGTACGATGCATCAAATACCATCTTTGTAGATGCAGCTGGTAAAACTACAATTGATTTAACTACAGGTAACTTCCGTTACAGAGTATTTCAAGGTATAAACACTTATGGTGGAGTATGGAAAACTAAATTGGTTGATGGTAATGTATTGAAAAACATGTATTCAAATACTGGTAATCCATTTACTGCTGAATCTAATCCTGCTCCGGCTGATTTTGCAGCAATAAATGCTTCTGGTGTTCAGTTGCGTAATGTTACTGCCTCATCTTGGGATGCCGCTTCAGCAGAAGTTGTACGTAAGAAAATCGAAGCAGATCTTGCATTGCTTGCTACTATAAGTGCCTCTGGAAATGTTGTTGCTACAAAAGGAAACGCTGGCTACATTGCTAATAATGGGGGCTCTAAATATCTGCTTGATGCTAAAGGACTAGAAATCGGTCAATTAATTCAAAAAGGTTTAATTGGTGCTTTTGATCTGGATTATATCGGTAATGTTTTACTTAACAAAGGTCTGGAAGCTGATAACAAGACTTTAGTATCTGGTAAAAATTACACAAAATTAGAGCAAAACTGGGATGAAGCTTATGGTTCATTAACTTTAAACCCAATTTATCTTGCAGGTTCAACAGATGCTGTAAGAGGTACTACTGAATCTTTTATCGGTTCGTACATTTGGGAATACAACAAAACAAATTATGCTAAAATTTTCCCTGCATTTTTAAAAGGACGTGCTGCGGCTGTTAATAATGACGCAACAGAATTAAAAGCACAAGCTTTATTTATCAGAACTCAAATGGAATATGCGATTGCTAATGCTGCCTGGAATTATCTTAAAAAATGGAAAGACAATAGTTTAACAGATGCAGGTGCTGCTGCCCATGCGTTAGGTGAGGGTTTGGGATTCGTTTACTCGTTACGTTTTGCAACTGTTCATAAAGCTGATGCTAAATTCTCTGATGATATTCTTAACGCTCTAATAAATACTGATGGCGGTGCCTGGGATTTAACTCCGGCAAAAGTAACTGCCGCACAAGATGCTATTAAAGCCAAGTTTGGTTTGTAGTAACTGTAATATAACTTTTATTAAAGTGGATTACTTTTCCGGTCGCGAAGAGTAATCCACTTCTATCGTTTATAACATTTTGATATGAATCGCTTAAAAATTAAACAAATTGGCCTTGCCTGCTTACTGGTTTTAACAGTATTTGCCTGTTCAAAAAATAAAGGTACAGACCAGCCTGATGAGACTGGTAAGCCTGGGATTGACCGAAAGGCCCTATTAACTTACCTTGCTGACGATATAATCATTCCATCTTATGCTAACTTTAAGGTAAAACTGGATGCCTTGCAGGCAAAAAGTGATGCCTTCACAGCAGCTCCCACAACTGCATCTTTAATTGAGTTCAGAACGGCATGGGTAAATGCTTATGTAGAATGGCAGAAGGTTGAGCTGATAGATGTAGGTCCGGCAAATGGCCAGGTGTTGAGGGCATATTTTAATGTTTACCCAACCAATGTTGCTAATATCAATTCAGGTATTGCCAGTGGCGATGCTAATTTTGATTTGCCTGTTACTTTTGCACAGCAAGGTTTTCCTGCTTTAGACTATCTGATAAACGGGCTTGCAAATAATGATGCTGATATTGTTGCATTTTACACTACTGCCCCTGATGCTTCAAAACGGATTACGTACGTAAAAAAGATCCTTACAGAAATGAATACCATTTTTACAAAGGTTTATACTCCATGGACTACGGGAGGGTACCGGGCAGAGTTTATTAGTAGATCGGGAACAGATGCAAGCTCATCATTAGCTGCATTGGTAAATGGCTATGTTTTAAACTACGAAAGATACATCCGCTCTGGTAAATTCGGTATCCCTTCTGGGGCAATGATGAACGGAGTAGTTTCTGCAGAAAAAGTAGAAGCACTTTATAAAAAAGATATCTCCCTAACATTGGCTAAAACAGCCCAACAGGCTTCTTTAGATTTTTTTAACGGGAAAAGTGTAAAAACCGGAACGGAGGGGAGCTCTTTTAAGACCTATCTTGAT contains the following coding sequences:
- a CDS encoding response regulator transcription factor; this translates as MKVLFVEDEPVLLEEMETYFNSHDCICEQAVTFGQAEQKLRDYMYDVVVLDITLPDGNGIDLIEDIRKSHLETGILILSAKDSLQDKLNGLNLGADDYLTKPFYLEELNARVNAIYRRKTLKGAEQIMFDDFTMHPASKSFFFKGNEVSLTRKEYDMLIYFVINKNRVVSKASIVEHLWGDHFDQSDNFDTVYVHMKNLRKKLCNISGKDYIKTVYGMGYKFTY
- a CDS encoding imelysin family protein → MNRLKIKQIGLACLLVLTVFACSKNKGTDQPDETGKPGIDRKALLTYLADDIIIPSYANFKVKLDALQAKSDAFTAAPTTASLIEFRTAWVNAYVEWQKVELIDVGPANGQVLRAYFNVYPTNVANINSGIASGDANFDLPVTFAQQGFPALDYLINGLANNDADIVAFYTTAPDASKRITYVKKILTEMNTIFTKVYTPWTTGGYRAEFISRSGTDASSSLAALVNGYVLNYERYIRSGKFGIPSGAMMNGVVSAEKVEALYKKDISLTLAKTAQQASLDFFNGKSVKTGTEGSSFKTYLDALGAKDSKTNVKLTQAIQDQFAVTLTKLSLLTENLNNEVKTNNQKMIDVYTEMQKSVRMLKVDMTSAMSITITYTDNDGD
- a CDS encoding DUF4856 domain-containing protein, which codes for MKIQYFKSSVFIALAVAALTSCKKDKVDQEGSKSLRPAIDYTKLVDGTKYDASNTIFVDAAGKTTIDLTTGNFRYRVFQGINTYGGVWKTKLVDGNVLKNMYSNTGNPFTAESNPAPADFAAINASGVQLRNVTASSWDAASAEVVRKKIEADLALLATISASGNVVATKGNAGYIANNGGSKYLLDAKGLEIGQLIQKGLIGAFDLDYIGNVLLNKGLEADNKTLVSGKNYTKLEQNWDEAYGSLTLNPIYLAGSTDAVRGTTESFIGSYIWEYNKTNYAKIFPAFLKGRAAAVNNDATELKAQALFIRTQMEYAIANAAWNYLKKWKDNSLTDAGAAAHALGEGLGFVYSLRFATVHKADAKFSDDILNALINTDGGAWDLTPAKVTAAQDAIKAKFGL